Proteins from a single region of bacterium:
- a CDS encoding nitrile hydratase accessory protein, producing the protein MNDPKDFDALPLLPRDEEGPVFREPWEAQAFSMTLMLHQQGHFTWKEWAECLGAEIAAAKERGDPDLGDTYYLHWLAAFEKIVAKKGFVGADSLHRRKKEWDAAARATPHGQPILLRQEKER; encoded by the coding sequence ATGAATGATCCGAAGGATTTTGATGCGCTTCCCTTATTGCCGCGGGATGAAGAGGGACCCGTATTCCGCGAGCCCTGGGAGGCGCAGGCCTTCTCCATGACTTTGATGCTCCACCAGCAAGGCCATTTTACCTGGAAAGAGTGGGCGGAATGCCTGGGTGCAGAGATCGCGGCGGCCAAAGAGCGGGGAGACCCCGACCTGGGGGATACTTACTACCTGCATTGGCTTGCCGCTTTCGAGAAAATAGTTGCCAAAAAGGGTTTTGTGGGAGCCGATTCCCTCCACCGCCGGAAAAAAGAGTGGGATGCCGCCGCCCGGGCGACCCCTCACGGCCAACCCATATTGCTCAGGCAGGAAAAAGAGCGGTAG